The Candidatus Phaeomarinobacter ectocarpi genome includes a region encoding these proteins:
- a CDS encoding alpha/beta fold hydrolase yields MSEVPSHQFFDGSDARISYWEWGDPAGQPILLIHATGFHARVWDETVSHLPQSYRIISVDMRGHGQSEKKGLLLDWSLVAKDVGDLVDHLGLTNVIGAGHSMGGHCLTQIAKTRPQIFERLLLIDPVMMPPANYESSPYNDLTDPSEHMVARRRDAWTGWEEMYDRFKDRHPYSLWEPQALEDYCRHGIRPNEDGDGYRLACPPVMEASVYMGSINANLTGTLKEMTLPVTILRAKGREPGDEAVMDFALSPTWDQLYKEFGNGRDVSLPHLSHFIPMQDPALTAHFILNAQASAEEAVAAAK; encoded by the coding sequence ATGTCTGAAGTTCCTAGCCACCAGTTTTTCGACGGCTCTGATGCCCGTATTTCCTATTGGGAATGGGGCGACCCCGCTGGTCAGCCGATCCTGCTGATTCATGCGACCGGGTTTCATGCCCGTGTGTGGGATGAAACAGTTTCGCACCTGCCCCAGAGCTACCGCATCATCTCGGTTGATATGCGCGGCCACGGTCAAAGCGAAAAGAAAGGCCTGCTGCTCGACTGGTCCCTGGTCGCAAAGGATGTGGGTGACCTGGTTGATCATCTTGGGCTGACAAATGTCATCGGCGCGGGTCATTCCATGGGCGGCCACTGCCTGACACAGATTGCAAAAACCCGCCCGCAGATATTTGAGCGGCTGCTGCTGATTGATCCGGTCATGATGCCGCCGGCAAACTATGAGAGCAGCCCCTACAACGACCTGACGGACCCGTCGGAACACATGGTTGCGCGCAGGCGTGATGCCTGGACCGGCTGGGAGGAGATGTATGACCGCTTCAAAGATCGGCATCCCTATTCATTGTGGGAGCCGCAGGCGCTGGAAGACTATTGCCGCCATGGCATTCGCCCCAACGAGGACGGTGACGGCTATCGCCTGGCATGCCCGCCGGTCATGGAAGCATCCGTTTACATGGGCAGCATCAACGCCAATCTGACCGGCACCCTCAAGGAGATGACACTGCCTGTCACCATTCTACGCGCCAAGGGCCGCGAACCCGGCGACGAGGCGGTGATGGATTTTGCCCTCTCGCCGACGTGGGACCAGTTGTACAAGGAGTTCGGCAATGGGCGTGATGTATCGCTGCCGCATCTCAGCCACTTCATCCCCATGCAGGATCCTGCTTTGACGGCGCATTTCATTTTGAATGCCCAGGCATCTGCAGAAGAGGCGGTCGCTGCTGCAAAATGA
- a CDS encoding MFS transporter yields the protein MSDVTHISAPYDPKKAQQVLWAGMIGMLATGFPFTIVTVALNLIADDFGVSEALAAWTVSAPMLVSAAALPVIGKLGDMFGHRRIFIGGILGSTIFAFMCMIAWDIWSLIAFRILSMVLAGATGPAAMAILFHVYPPAHRNQAIGWWSMGGPGAAALGLILGGPFVELVGWRSVFLLQAGTGIAAVVIAWKVLPETVRQMVKFDHIGNLILLLALSSLLFVIGAFAEPGVSTGMLISAGVVGVVGLIVFLFYEASISNPIVPPSLLKQRNFDAPAIANFFLQMSYLGALIATPLVLTGRFGFSISVAAILMLTRTFSLTLASPLGGVIATQFGERLGTLTGVLCQTAGLFTVAAGIYVTNLPIVLLGLVLQGVGHGVAMPPLASIITTAVPPSQFGMATGMSRLMGQIGSAFGLSLFGVLLTLPREDLALHMIFVIGGAIAFAAAFPALLISMKHRNIPMPPAAPPPPNPPIQPGQV from the coding sequence ATGAGCGACGTCACGCACATATCAGCACCCTACGATCCCAAGAAGGCCCAGCAGGTTTTATGGGCCGGGATGATCGGCATGTTGGCGACGGGGTTCCCCTTCACCATCGTGACGGTGGCGCTCAATCTCATTGCCGACGATTTCGGCGTCAGCGAGGCCCTCGCCGCGTGGACCGTGTCCGCGCCCATGCTGGTATCGGCGGCCGCCCTGCCGGTCATCGGCAAGCTGGGCGACATGTTCGGTCATCGCCGCATTTTCATCGGCGGCATTCTCGGCTCAACCATCTTTGCCTTCATGTGCATGATTGCGTGGGACATCTGGTCGCTCATCGCGTTCCGCATCCTGTCCATGGTGCTGGCAGGCGCAACGGGGCCTGCCGCCATGGCGATCCTGTTTCATGTCTATCCGCCTGCGCACCGCAACCAGGCCATCGGCTGGTGGTCCATGGGTGGACCGGGGGCAGCTGCACTCGGGCTTATTCTTGGCGGGCCGTTCGTGGAACTGGTGGGGTGGCGCTCGGTCTTCCTGCTTCAGGCCGGGACCGGCATCGCTGCCGTCGTGATTGCGTGGAAGGTGCTACCGGAAACCGTGCGACAGATGGTCAAGTTCGACCATATCGGCAACCTGATCCTGCTGCTTGCCCTGTCCAGCCTGTTGTTTGTCATCGGCGCCTTCGCCGAACCGGGCGTATCCACAGGGATGCTTATCAGCGCGGGTGTCGTCGGTGTGGTCGGCCTCATTGTGTTTCTTTTTTATGAGGCATCGATCTCCAACCCCATCGTGCCGCCGTCGTTGCTGAAGCAGCGCAATTTTGACGCGCCCGCCATCGCAAACTTCTTCCTGCAGATGTCCTATCTGGGCGCGCTTATCGCGACACCTCTTGTTCTGACAGGGCGGTTTGGGTTTTCCATCTCCGTTGCCGCCATCCTGATGCTGACCCGCACCTTCAGCCTCACATTGGCGTCCCCGCTGGGCGGTGTCATCGCCACCCAGTTTGGCGAGCGCCTGGGCACCCTGACTGGTGTGCTGTGCCAGACAGCAGGGCTGTTTACGGTGGCAGCGGGCATCTATGTCACCAACCTGCCCATCGTGTTGTTGGGGCTGGTGCTGCAGGGCGTGGGCCATGGCGTCGCCATGCCGCCTCTCGCGTCCATCATCACAACCGCGGTCCCCCCCAGTCAGTTTGGCATGGCGACCGGCATGAGCAGGCTCATGGGGCAGATCGGATCAGCATTCGGGCTGAGCCTCTTTGGTGTGTTGCTGACCCTGCCGCGCGAGGACTTAGCGCTGCACATGATCTTTGTCATTGGCGGCGCCATCGCTTTTGCAGCTGCGTTTCCTGCGCTGCTCATCTCGATGAAGCATCGAAACATACCCATGCCGCCTGCAGCACCCCCGCCGCCCAATCCACCTATTCAGCCGGGCCAGGTTTAA
- a CDS encoding agmatine deiminase family protein: MADDARGQLIMLAAPSLDDPYYASEADAIIEFHIAFANRVAAPDRVRVLAGADTAGIYAKALGADRVVTAAMGDIWIRDFGIMDAGSSVMMRYTAAGQGGGRNGQRDADAVQETHAAFLESAGILPVASDLLNDGGNWVFDGAGNAVVSTKFLADNTLTEDEARAALRKATSATHIAFIEADEQGGLEHADGVVSFIDDGVLLVNSYADDPAYETQLLADLRRGLPDVDIHTIVNAYDGTDVYDSRFGSACGLYTNALVTHHAVYLPQFGIPQDAQALETVTRLTGKKVIPVASHQVCHMGGGVRCMSSQIDLQQAAGLRP, translated from the coding sequence ATGGCTGATGATGCCCGCGGCCAGCTCATCATGCTGGCTGCCCCCAGTCTTGATGATCCGTATTACGCCAGCGAGGCGGATGCCATCATCGAGTTTCATATCGCCTTTGCCAATCGCGTCGCAGCGCCCGATCGCGTGCGGGTGCTGGCAGGAGCGGACACGGCTGGCATCTATGCGAAAGCACTGGGTGCTGACCGCGTGGTCACCGCGGCGATGGGAGACATTTGGATCCGTGACTTCGGCATCATGGACGCGGGCAGCAGCGTCATGATGCGCTACACCGCCGCCGGGCAGGGCGGTGGTCGCAACGGCCAGCGCGACGCGGACGCCGTGCAGGAAACCCATGCCGCTTTCCTCGAAAGCGCAGGCATCCTGCCCGTGGCCAGCGATCTGCTGAATGATGGCGGAAACTGGGTCTTTGACGGCGCGGGCAACGCGGTCGTCAGCACCAAGTTCCTGGCCGACAACACGCTGACCGAAGACGAGGCGCGGGCTGCGCTCAGGAAAGCGACCAGCGCGACACACATCGCCTTTATCGAAGCAGACGAGCAGGGTGGTCTTGAACACGCCGACGGTGTCGTCTCGTTCATTGATGACGGCGTGCTGCTAGTCAATTCGTATGCGGATGATCCAGCCTATGAGACGCAGCTTCTCGCCGACCTGCGCCGCGGCCTGCCGGATGTGGACATTCACACCATCGTCAATGCCTATGATGGCACCGATGTTTACGATAGCCGCTTTGGCTCCGCCTGCGGCCTGTATACCAACGCGCTGGTCACCCATCACGCGGTCTACCTGCCGCAATTTGGCATTCCGCAGGACGCGCAGGCCCTAGAAACGGTCACCCGGCTTACTGGCAAAAAGGTGATCCCGGTTGCATCGCACCAGGTCTGTCATATGGGCGGCGGCGTTCGATGCATGTCATCGCAGATCGATCTGCAGCAGGCAGCAGGGCTCCGACCCTAG
- the ppsA gene encoding phosphoenolpyruvate synthase, producing the protein MPSTKKHTSSNSKAKAAKEVATGDHILWLEDARVTDVPRVGGKNASLGEMIANLSGVGVKVPGGFATTSDAYRDFVAHNGLDKVIRAQTTALAKGEAPLAEVGKTIRSAFLKAAMPKDLGKVIAGAYRELGVREGKRKPDVAVRSSATAEDLPDASFAGQQESYLNICGKEALLEHVRKCYASLFTDRAITYRNNNGFDHLEVALSVGVQRMVRSDTGAAGVMFSIDTETGFPDVVLITGAWGLGEAVVQGIADPDEFMVFKPLLENDALSPIIERSLGTKEKKLVYAEGGKKPTKWLKTKAAERTCFTLNNEEVLQLARWAVTIEKHYGCPMDIEWAKDGNTGELAIVQARPETVQSRAEASGLKTFHVSNQGKELTSGLAVGSGAAVGKVINLASPQEIDKFEDGAILVTSITDPDWVPIMKRASAIVTDHGGRTSHAAIVSRELGLTAIVGCHDATTVLKTGTSITASCAEGDEGHVYAGTADIEVHDLSLDDMPETRTKLMLNMATPSAALRWWRLPSDGIGLARLEFVINNIIKVHPLALTRFEEVEDKQARKAIEKITLGYANKADYFVNTLAEGVARLAASQYPHPVIVRMSDFKTNEYAELIGGRQFEPKEENPMIGWRGASRYYSDDYADGFALECAALLKVRREMGFANVVVMIPFCRTLEEADATLETMAAHGLVRGEDGLEFYVMCEVPSNVILADEFAKRFDGFSIGSNDLTQLTLGVDRDSARLAHLFDEENPAVKRMIETVISTAHQFDRKVGLCGQGPSDKPSFAAFLVENGIDSMSVTPDSFLRTKKAIAQEETKRDALSKKSTAAQ; encoded by the coding sequence ATGCCGTCCACCAAGAAGCACACTAGTTCAAATTCAAAGGCCAAAGCGGCAAAAGAGGTTGCCACGGGCGATCACATTTTGTGGCTGGAAGACGCGCGCGTCACCGATGTGCCGCGTGTGGGGGGCAAGAACGCATCTCTTGGGGAGATGATCGCCAATCTGTCCGGTGTGGGGGTAAAGGTCCCCGGCGGCTTTGCAACCACATCTGATGCCTATCGCGACTTCGTCGCGCACAACGGACTGGACAAAGTCATACGCGCGCAGACGACCGCACTGGCAAAAGGTGAAGCCCCGCTCGCCGAGGTGGGCAAGACGATCCGCTCAGCATTCCTGAAAGCCGCCATGCCCAAGGACCTTGGCAAGGTGATAGCGGGGGCCTATCGCGAGCTGGGCGTGCGCGAAGGAAAGCGCAAGCCGGATGTTGCCGTCCGTTCCTCCGCAACAGCCGAAGACCTGCCTGACGCAAGCTTCGCCGGCCAGCAGGAAAGCTATCTCAATATCTGCGGCAAGGAGGCCCTGCTGGAGCATGTACGCAAATGCTACGCGTCCCTCTTTACAGATCGGGCGATCACCTACCGCAACAACAATGGCTTCGATCATCTTGAGGTGGCGCTCTCCGTGGGGGTGCAGCGCATGGTGCGCTCAGACACCGGCGCGGCGGGCGTCATGTTTTCCATCGATACCGAAACCGGCTTCCCTGATGTGGTGTTGATCACCGGTGCCTGGGGCCTGGGGGAGGCTGTGGTGCAGGGGATCGCAGACCCGGACGAATTCATGGTCTTCAAGCCGCTGCTGGAGAACGACGCATTGTCGCCGATCATCGAACGCAGCCTCGGCACCAAGGAAAAGAAACTCGTCTATGCCGAAGGGGGCAAGAAGCCTACCAAATGGTTGAAGACGAAAGCCGCAGAGCGCACGTGCTTTACGCTGAATAACGAGGAGGTGCTGCAACTGGCGCGCTGGGCCGTCACAATTGAAAAGCACTATGGCTGCCCCATGGACATTGAATGGGCAAAGGACGGCAACACCGGCGAACTTGCCATCGTGCAGGCGCGCCCTGAAACCGTCCAGTCGCGCGCCGAGGCCAGTGGTCTCAAGACCTTCCACGTGTCCAATCAGGGTAAGGAACTCACCTCCGGTCTCGCTGTCGGCTCCGGGGCTGCGGTGGGCAAGGTCATCAACCTTGCGTCACCTCAGGAGATTGACAAGTTCGAGGATGGTGCAATTCTCGTGACCTCCATCACCGACCCGGACTGGGTTCCCATCATGAAGCGCGCCAGTGCCATCGTGACGGACCACGGCGGGCGCACCAGCCATGCAGCCATTGTCAGCCGCGAGCTGGGTCTGACGGCCATCGTCGGCTGCCATGACGCAACAACAGTCCTCAAGACCGGCACCAGCATCACCGCATCCTGTGCGGAAGGCGACGAAGGTCACGTCTATGCCGGGACCGCTGACATTGAGGTGCATGATCTCAGCCTCGACGATATGCCTGAGACCCGTACGAAGCTGATGCTCAATATGGCAACGCCGTCAGCAGCTTTGCGCTGGTGGCGGCTGCCGTCGGATGGCATCGGCCTCGCGCGTTTGGAATTCGTCATCAACAACATCATCAAGGTGCATCCGCTCGCCCTGACGCGCTTTGAAGAGGTTGAGGACAAACAGGCCCGCAAGGCAATTGAGAAAATCACCCTAGGCTACGCGAACAAGGCGGATTACTTCGTCAACACGCTGGCAGAAGGGGTAGCCCGCCTGGCAGCCTCGCAATATCCCCACCCGGTCATCGTGCGGATGAGCGACTTCAAGACCAATGAATATGCAGAACTCATCGGCGGTCGGCAGTTCGAACCGAAAGAGGAAAACCCGATGATCGGCTGGCGCGGGGCCAGTCGCTACTATTCAGATGATTACGCCGATGGATTTGCTCTTGAATGCGCGGCTCTGTTGAAAGTGCGCCGGGAGATGGGCTTCGCGAATGTGGTGGTGATGATCCCCTTCTGCCGCACCCTCGAAGAGGCAGATGCCACGCTGGAAACCATGGCAGCCCATGGCCTCGTGCGCGGCGAGGATGGCCTCGAATTCTATGTGATGTGTGAAGTGCCCTCAAACGTCATTCTGGCAGACGAGTTCGCCAAACGGTTTGACGGCTTTTCCATCGGGTCCAACGACCTGACACAGCTCACCCTTGGGGTGGATCGGGATTCAGCACGCCTCGCGCATCTGTTCGACGAAGAAAACCCGGCCGTCAAACGCATGATCGAGACTGTCATCTCAACCGCCCATCAGTTCGATCGAAAGGTCGGCCTGTGCGGGCAGGGACCCAGCGACAAGCCCAGCTTTGCCGCATTTCTGGTGGAAAACGGAATTGATTCAATGTCCGTGACGCCGGACAGCTTCCTGCGCACCAAGAAGGCCATCGCACAGGAAGAAACCAAGCGCGATGCCCTCTCGAAAAAGAGTACGGCGGCCCAATGA